The following coding sequences lie in one Deltaproteobacteria bacterium genomic window:
- a CDS encoding sterol desaturase family protein, which translates to MSLPGILLFMFAASAVVITALYAAYRSRMLAPCRIKEDPTRRVRGFGLWARVVGNATLSAIFVVGLSLLLERVFMHGGSDPWWRVLWQAVAILLVYDFLYYFMHRYAFHQWAWLKKVHTVHHLVRHPTAPDSLYLHPIENLMGLSLLFSCIALFGPVSLVTFGIVITVHSLVNVVVHCGLDVPVFGMRVIGYLARKHDLHHTSMRGGNYASITPFWDKLFGTAE; encoded by the coding sequence GTGAGCCTGCCCGGAATTCTGCTGTTCATGTTCGCTGCGTCGGCGGTGGTCATCACCGCGCTGTACGCCGCGTACCGCTCGCGCATGTTGGCGCCGTGCCGCATCAAGGAAGACCCGACCCGTCGCGTGCGGGGCTTCGGGCTGTGGGCCCGCGTGGTCGGCAACGCGACGCTGTCGGCGATCTTCGTCGTGGGGCTGTCGCTGCTGCTCGAGCGCGTGTTCATGCACGGGGGCAGCGACCCGTGGTGGCGCGTGCTGTGGCAGGCGGTCGCGATCCTGCTGGTCTACGACTTCCTCTACTACTTCATGCACCGCTACGCGTTCCACCAGTGGGCGTGGCTCAAGAAGGTCCACACGGTGCATCACCTGGTGCGGCACCCGACTGCGCCGGACTCGCTGTACCTGCATCCGATCGAGAACCTGATGGGGCTCTCGCTGCTGTTCTCGTGCATCGCGTTGTTCGGGCCGGTCTCGCTGGTGACCTTCGGCATCGTCATCACCGTGCACTCGCTGGTGAACGTGGTCGTGCACTGCGGCCTCGACGTGCCGGTGTTCGGCATGCGCGTCATCGGCTACCTCGCGCGCAAGCACGACCTGCACCACACCAGCATGCGCGGGGGCAACTACGCCTCGATCACGCCGTTCTGGGACAAGCTGTTCGGCACCGCGGAGTGA
- a CDS encoding DUF1186 domain-containing protein — MDYDTLTRTLAAFGEPPDQEPAAWPRYVQATGVGAADVPALLELMAAWADPDHFEGRDRDDVGVFAPVHAWRTLAQLGAQELIPAALDLLEPLLDLEDDWLAEDLPDLVLVLGADAIAPLLDYVDDTAREDQIRGIACAALVEITRAHDELRARVLPRLLARLEQADRSAPVTNAAIIEVLVELGAREHVDVIARAYAANVVETEVIGTYNDVLVELGLRTRHATKAHGGAKADKRAKQRQKAARKANRRR; from the coding sequence ATGGACTACGACACGTTGACGCGCACACTGGCGGCCTTTGGCGAGCCGCCCGATCAAGAACCCGCTGCGTGGCCGCGCTACGTGCAGGCCACCGGCGTGGGCGCAGCCGATGTGCCGGCGCTGCTCGAGCTCATGGCCGCGTGGGCCGATCCGGATCACTTCGAGGGCCGCGACCGCGACGATGTCGGCGTGTTCGCCCCGGTGCACGCGTGGCGGACGCTGGCACAGCTCGGCGCGCAGGAGCTGATCCCGGCCGCGCTCGATCTGCTCGAGCCGCTGCTCGACCTCGAGGACGACTGGCTCGCCGAAGACCTGCCCGACCTCGTGCTGGTGCTCGGCGCCGACGCGATCGCGCCGCTGCTGGACTACGTCGACGACACCGCGCGCGAGGACCAGATCCGCGGCATCGCGTGCGCGGCCTTGGTCGAGATCACGCGGGCCCACGACGAGCTGCGCGCGCGCGTGCTACCGCGCTTGCTCGCACGCCTCGAGCAGGCCGACCGCAGCGCGCCCGTCACCAATGCTGCGATCATCGAGGTGCTGGTCGAGCTCGGGGCCAGGGAGCACGTCGACGTGATCGCCCGCGCCTACGCGGCCAACGTCGTGGAGACCGAGGTGATTGGTACCTACAACGACGTGCTGGTGGAGCTCGGCCTGCGCACGCGCCACGCGACCAAGGCCCACGGCGGCGCCAAGGCCGACAAGCGCGCGAAGCAGCGACAGAAGGCGGCACGCAAGGCCAACCGCCGCCGCTGA
- a CDS encoding response regulator transcription factor — translation MSAPDKPPTRILLVEDEQHLAAGLKLNFELDGYEVEVAGTGREAARLLLQDANYDAIVLDVMLPDVDGFSLCQKLRHSGNTTPVLMLTARGSTEDRVEGLNVGADDYLTKPFDLEELRARLRSLLRRRAWDGKPTDAARPSNVLRLGGAVIDFDTHVVTVAGQPVHLTALELELLRYFAEHPGRVLGREELQQKVWKLNDYPSQRMVDNFIMRLRRHFEPDPRNPVLFVSVRGAGYKFVPP, via the coding sequence ATGAGCGCCCCCGACAAGCCGCCCACACGCATCCTGCTGGTGGAGGACGAACAACACCTCGCGGCGGGCCTGAAGCTGAACTTCGAGCTCGACGGCTACGAGGTCGAGGTCGCGGGCACCGGTCGCGAGGCCGCGCGCCTGCTGCTGCAGGACGCCAACTACGACGCCATCGTGCTCGACGTGATGTTGCCCGACGTCGACGGCTTCTCGCTGTGCCAGAAGCTTCGTCACAGCGGCAACACGACCCCGGTGCTGATGCTCACCGCGCGCGGCAGCACCGAGGATCGCGTCGAGGGCCTCAACGTCGGCGCGGACGACTACCTCACCAAGCCCTTCGACCTCGAGGAGCTGCGCGCGCGCCTGCGATCGCTGCTGCGTCGGCGCGCGTGGGACGGCAAGCCCACCGACGCGGCGCGCCCGAGCAACGTGCTGCGCCTGGGCGGCGCCGTGATCGACTTCGACACCCACGTGGTCACGGTCGCCGGTCAGCCGGTGCACCTGACCGCGCTCGAGCTCGAGCTGCTGCGCTACTTCGCGGAGCATCCGGGGCGGGTGCTCGGCCGCGAGGAGCTGCAGCAGAAGGTCTGGAAGCTCAACGACTATCCCAGCCAGCGGATGGTCGACAACTTCATCATGCGATTGCGTCGGCACTTCGAGCCCGACCCGCGCAACCCAGTGCTGTTCGTTTCGGTGCGCGGCGCGGGCTACAAGTTCGTGCCGCCCTGA
- a CDS encoding HAMP domain-containing histidine kinase, whose product MSRRATRSISGPIIYGSFAVVLTTALLVGWIYVIVRSQGLTQQWASSNIWLLVAGTVSFTAIIAVLVLFSVVLARSILEFRRQTTFVDSVTHELRSPLASLRLCLETLRRPELVESQRDRLHEMMRNDVDRLAGFIDDILEASRIEHGGRGHAVAAVDVRALVDRCAAQVRRRHGVEVDAVHLTIPDGLVVYTDPTAFEIAIKNLLDNAVKYSDPPAKVELTATDGNGYVRIEVRDHGIGIPRRALRRVFDRFYRVDEEAVRARRGTGLGLFVVRALVRGIGGRLTADSDGPGTGTRMTIVLPQREPTPASRPTPSAGAAPGESPSRP is encoded by the coding sequence ATGAGCCGACGGGCCACCCGCTCGATCTCCGGTCCGATCATCTACGGCTCGTTCGCCGTGGTGCTGACGACCGCGCTGCTGGTCGGGTGGATCTACGTCATCGTGCGCTCGCAGGGGCTCACGCAGCAGTGGGCGTCGAGCAACATCTGGCTGCTGGTCGCGGGCACGGTCTCGTTCACCGCGATCATCGCGGTGCTGGTGCTGTTCTCGGTGGTGCTCGCGCGATCGATCCTCGAGTTCCGTCGCCAGACCACGTTCGTCGATTCCGTGACCCACGAGCTGCGCAGTCCGCTGGCCTCGCTGCGGCTGTGCCTCGAGACCTTGCGGCGGCCAGAGCTGGTCGAGTCGCAGCGCGACCGCCTGCACGAGATGATGCGCAACGACGTCGATCGACTCGCGGGCTTCATCGACGACATCCTCGAGGCCTCGCGCATCGAGCATGGTGGTCGCGGGCACGCGGTCGCAGCGGTCGACGTCCGCGCGCTGGTCGACCGCTGCGCAGCGCAGGTGCGCCGGCGTCACGGCGTCGAGGTCGACGCCGTGCATCTCACGATCCCCGACGGTCTCGTCGTCTACACCGACCCGACCGCGTTCGAGATCGCGATCAAGAACCTGCTCGACAACGCCGTGAAGTACTCGGATCCCCCCGCCAAGGTCGAGCTCACCGCGACCGACGGCAACGGCTACGTGCGCATCGAGGTCCGCGATCACGGCATCGGGATCCCGCGTCGGGCGCTGCGGCGGGTGTTCGATCGCTTCTATCGCGTCGACGAGGAGGCCGTGCGCGCCCGTCGGGGCACCGGGCTCGGGTTGTTCGTGGTGCGTGCGCTGGTGCGCGGCATCGGCGGGCGGCTGACTGCCGATTCCGACGGGCCCGGCACTGGGACGCGGATGACGATCGTGCTACCCCAACGCGAGCCCACGCCGGCGTCCCGACCCACGCCATCCGCGGGCGCGGCCCCGGGCGAGTCCCCGTCTCGACCATGA
- a CDS encoding ferredoxin family protein — translation MTFVVTSNCNGCRFTDCVAVCPVECFHGDDKMLYIDPDECIDCGACVPECPVEAIYDETELPDDQQVWKQTNADKAKGLPVVNEKGTPSPGAEDRKKELGF, via the coding sequence ATGACCTTCGTCGTCACCTCGAACTGCAACGGCTGCCGCTTCACGGACTGCGTGGCCGTGTGTCCCGTGGAGTGCTTCCACGGCGACGACAAGATGCTCTACATCGATCCCGACGAGTGCATCGACTGCGGTGCGTGCGTGCCCGAGTGTCCGGTCGAGGCGATCTACGACGAGACCGAGCTGCCCGACGATCAGCAGGTGTGGAAGCAGACCAACGCGGACAAGGCCAAGGGCCTGCCGGTGGTCAACGAGAAGGGCACGCCGAGCCCTGGCGCCGAGGATCGCAAGAAGGAACTCGGCTTCTGA
- a CDS encoding NAD-dependent epimerase/dehydratase family protein, whose protein sequence is MVAPRRRVESCDRRRFLFGCATLPFASGLWGCAGRQPAVREPTTTRQPEPLPETLRASEPKAPRLLVLGGTGFLGPHIVDAARAKGWHITLFNRGKSHPERFPDLETLIGDRDGKLDALIGREWDAVVDTSGYVPRIVKASASLLADHVKQYVFVSSISAYAKFDVAGIDEGAPVATMPDPENERVMEFYGALKALCEQAAESIMPGRVTNVRPGYIVGPLDPTDRFTYWPVRIARGGDVIAPGTPADPVQFIDARDLATWIIGAIEQRHVGVYNLVGPREPTTAGDFLQQCIEVSGSDAKLTWVDHGFLEQQKVEIGADLPICVPPVGDFLGFAQVSNAKAIATGLTTRPARETIADTLAWFETLPEPRRKTLHAGWLPQREAEVLAAYRARDTGAAKPKRKRAA, encoded by the coding sequence ATGGTTGCCCCACGCCGCCGCGTCGAGTCCTGCGATCGTCGTCGCTTCCTGTTCGGATGCGCGACACTACCGTTCGCTTCCGGACTCTGGGGCTGCGCAGGACGGCAGCCGGCGGTGCGCGAGCCGACCACCACGCGTCAGCCGGAACCGTTGCCCGAGACCTTGCGCGCCAGCGAACCCAAGGCCCCGCGCTTGCTCGTGCTCGGTGGTACCGGCTTCCTCGGTCCGCACATCGTCGACGCCGCGCGGGCCAAGGGCTGGCACATCACCCTGTTCAACCGCGGCAAGAGCCACCCCGAGCGCTTCCCCGATCTCGAGACATTGATCGGCGATCGCGACGGCAAGCTCGACGCGCTGATCGGCCGCGAGTGGGATGCGGTCGTCGACACCTCGGGCTACGTCCCGCGCATCGTGAAGGCGTCGGCCAGTCTGCTGGCCGATCACGTGAAGCAGTACGTCTTCGTCAGCTCGATCTCGGCGTACGCGAAGTTCGACGTCGCGGGCATCGACGAGGGCGCCCCGGTCGCGACCATGCCGGACCCAGAGAACGAGCGCGTGATGGAGTTCTACGGCGCGCTCAAGGCCCTGTGCGAGCAGGCGGCGGAATCCATCATGCCCGGTCGCGTCACCAATGTGCGGCCTGGCTACATCGTCGGGCCGCTCGACCCGACCGATCGCTTCACCTACTGGCCGGTTCGCATCGCCCGCGGCGGCGACGTCATCGCGCCGGGCACACCGGCGGATCCGGTGCAGTTCATCGATGCCCGCGACCTCGCGACTTGGATCATCGGCGCGATCGAGCAGCGCCACGTGGGCGTGTACAACCTCGTGGGCCCGCGGGAGCCCACCACCGCCGGCGACTTCCTGCAGCAGTGCATCGAGGTCAGCGGCAGCGACGCGAAGCTGACGTGGGTCGACCACGGCTTCCTCGAGCAGCAGAAGGTCGAGATCGGCGCGGACCTACCCATCTGCGTGCCGCCGGTCGGCGATTTCCTCGGCTTCGCGCAGGTCAGCAACGCCAAGGCGATCGCGACCGGGCTGACCACACGCCCCGCCCGCGAGACCATCGCCGACACCCTGGCGTGGTTCGAGACGCTGCCGGAGCCGCGTCGCAAGACGCTGCATGCGGGGTGGCTGCCGCAGCGCGAGGCCGAGGTGTTGGCGGCCTATCGCGCGCGCGATACGGGCGCTGCGAAGCCCAAGCGCAAGCGCGCGGCGTGA
- a CDS encoding MFS transporter: MSALSGTSQLPAIDRPPARWAFAQFVCIMAANFVLRAVREEMGVAGGVDNLPWLFTATFTGTLLLVPLHGWAASRWGRRTLARVVFFGLAASLVVLMLAHRGALLGTDVVLARAVFVWASVINMFAVASFWAAVVDIWRGASAPRVYAFVAAGGTIGALLGPSCALVLAPQLGATGLLGVAATFWALAGACAGGLERSLRDRPDVPNAAVAIGGSMFSGLRAIVREPALRGLAIYVLAFTATSTAIYLLQGRIVVSAIQDSAQRTALFAKLDLAVNVLALTLQLGVSGRLLATARLSATLGLLPLVTLVVLIALAVTPILPVLVVAQCLRRACEHAVAKPARELLYGGQSRSGKYQGQNAVDTVIYRGGDAASAWLVQAAVVLVGTSGVAVIAALGAGAWLRFARHLADTRSRPADAAAAPPESAPRG; this comes from the coding sequence ATGTCTGCACTGTCCGGCACCTCGCAGCTCCCCGCGATCGATCGCCCACCGGCGCGCTGGGCCTTCGCGCAGTTCGTGTGCATCATGGCCGCGAACTTCGTGCTCCGAGCGGTGCGCGAAGAAATGGGCGTGGCCGGTGGGGTCGACAACCTGCCGTGGCTGTTCACCGCCACCTTCACCGGCACGTTGTTGCTGGTACCGCTGCACGGCTGGGCGGCGTCGCGGTGGGGTCGTCGCACGCTCGCACGTGTGGTGTTCTTCGGGCTCGCGGCCTCGCTCGTGGTGCTGATGCTCGCGCACCGCGGGGCCTTGCTCGGCACCGACGTGGTGCTCGCACGGGCTGTGTTCGTGTGGGCCAGCGTGATCAACATGTTCGCGGTCGCGAGCTTCTGGGCCGCGGTCGTCGACATCTGGCGCGGCGCATCGGCGCCGCGGGTGTACGCCTTCGTCGCGGCCGGCGGCACGATCGGCGCGCTGCTCGGTCCGTCGTGCGCGTTGGTGTTGGCGCCGCAGCTCGGCGCGACCGGTCTGCTCGGCGTCGCGGCGACGTTCTGGGCCCTCGCCGGCGCGTGTGCCGGTGGCCTCGAGCGCAGCCTCCGCGATCGGCCCGACGTCCCGAATGCGGCCGTCGCGATCGGCGGCTCGATGTTCTCGGGCCTGCGCGCGATCGTGCGCGAGCCGGCGCTGCGGGGCCTGGCGATCTACGTGCTCGCCTTCACCGCGACGTCGACCGCGATCTACCTGCTCCAAGGACGCATCGTGGTGTCCGCCATCCAGGACAGTGCGCAGCGGACTGCGCTATTTGCCAAGCTGGACCTGGCAGTCAATGTGCTCGCGCTCACCCTGCAGCTCGGCGTGTCGGGTCGCCTGCTCGCAACGGCGCGGCTTTCCGCCACGCTCGGGCTTCTGCCCCTCGTCACGTTGGTGGTCCTGATCGCACTCGCAGTGACACCGATCCTCCCCGTGCTCGTCGTTGCGCAGTGTCTCCGGCGGGCCTGCGAGCACGCCGTCGCGAAGCCTGCGCGCGAGCTGCTCTACGGCGGCCAGTCGCGGTCGGGCAAATACCAGGGCCAGAACGCCGTAGACACGGTGATCTACCGTGGGGGAGATGCCGCCAGTGCGTGGCTCGTGCAGGCCGCGGTGGTGCTGGTGGGTACCAGCGGCGTCGCCGTGATCGCGGCGCTCGGCGCCGGCGCGTGGCTCCGCTTCGCACGTCACCTGGCCGACACGCGGTCGAGGCCCGCCGATGCCGCGGCGGCGCCCCCAGAAAGTGCCCCGCGGGGTTGA
- a CDS encoding serine acetyltransferase: MSDRLFAMESRQRDDAELDADSAEPDETPTSQWEEFRIDFAIHGRSVKNPAVWAMGVYRLGRWSLAQPRGPARWVSSKLYGALFAASRFLTGVHMDRTCTLGRGVHLIHCEAPISIHPRAVIGDRVGIMHNVTIGETPDGGVPTIGNDVFIGVGAVILGKVTVGDGAQIAANSLVISDVPPNHIAVGVPARVYPSIDTKRKPKPAVN; this comes from the coding sequence ATGTCGGACAGGCTGTTCGCGATGGAATCGCGCCAACGAGATGATGCGGAGCTCGACGCGGATTCGGCGGAGCCGGACGAGACGCCCACCTCGCAGTGGGAGGAATTCCGCATCGACTTCGCGATCCATGGTCGCTCGGTGAAGAACCCCGCGGTGTGGGCGATGGGCGTGTACCGCCTCGGCCGCTGGTCGCTCGCGCAGCCGCGGGGCCCCGCCCGCTGGGTGTCGTCCAAGCTCTACGGCGCACTGTTTGCCGCGTCGCGCTTCTTGACAGGTGTGCACATGGACCGGACCTGCACGCTCGGCAGGGGCGTCCACCTGATCCACTGCGAGGCGCCGATCTCGATCCACCCCCGCGCGGTGATCGGCGACCGCGTCGGCATCATGCACAACGTGACCATCGGCGAGACCCCCGACGGCGGCGTCCCGACCATCGGCAACGACGTGTTCATCGGCGTGGGCGCGGTGATCCTCGGCAAGGTCACCGTCGGTGACGGCGCCCAGATCGCAGCCAATAGCCTGGTGATCTCCGATGTGCCCCCCAATCACATCGCGGTCGGCGTGCCCGCGCGCGTGTACCCGTCGATCGACACCAAGCGAAAGCCCAAGCCCGCCGTCAACTGA